TAACCGACTGATGCGGGGTATTAATTTACCACTACCTGACGGCATTATTATGCGTGCAAAAGATGGCTATGAACGACATGTGTTCCGTGCTGATTTCTGGACGAAATCACCTACCTATTATCAGGATGTGGTGTTTCAGCCAGATCCATTACCACCAGAAGTAGCCACCCGCAAATTACCCGCAGAACAAAAGGCAAAGCTCTGTTATTACAGCTCCCAGGAAAAGCCTCTGTTTATCGGTCATTATTGGCGAATGGGGGATCCGAAACCCATTAAGCCTAATATTGCCTGCTTGGATTACAGTGCAGTTAAGTACGGAAAACTAGTCGCCTATCGCTTTAATGGTGAGCAACAGTTGCAGGCTAAAAACTTTGTTTGGGTAAATGTTGAGCAAAAGGCGCCATTTACCACCACCCTCAATTTTTAGTATTAGAGGTGACCATTACCAACTAGGTTGTCGCAAAAGGCTATGAGCGAAGCAAAGGCAAGGCAAAAATCGGCGAAAAGGCGGAGTTTATACTTAATAAATGAGCACTTTGAGCCAATTTTTAACGCTGTATTTGCAAGCGCAGTAGTTTTGCGACAGCCTCCAACAGGGCTAAACGATGCCTTCAGAATAGGTTATGATTAGCAACATAATAAGGGACGTGCATGTCCCTCAGTGACATTAGCCTAGATGTGATTAACCCATGCAGTTTGAAAAATTAATTAGCCAGATTACCCCTGATATTTATCAAAACTTAAAACAAGCGGTAGAAATTGGTCGCTGGCCTAATGGTCAGAGTTTGACCAGTGAGCAGCGTGAGCTGTCATTGCAGGCAGTTATCGCGTACGAAGCCAAGCACTTACCTGAAGACCAACGGACGGGGTTTATACCTGTCGCGTGCAAGAGCCAGCAATCTGCAAGTGCTGACACGATCAAAATCACCCAGTAAGGTATCATAGCCAAATGAGTTATCAGTTTGAGCACTCAATGGTGGGTGACTTACGAAAAATGCATGCCCAGCTGGTAGAGCCAGTCAGTTATCAGCTGCCGATTGGTGAGCAAATGGTTGAGTTAAATCATTTACTTA
This portion of the Spartinivicinus poritis genome encodes:
- a CDS encoding YeaC family protein, with product MQFEKLISQITPDIYQNLKQAVEIGRWPNGQSLTSEQRELSLQAVIAYEAKHLPEDQRTGFIPVACKSQQSASADTIKITQ